The Lacrimispora xylanolytica genome has a segment encoding these proteins:
- a CDS encoding ABC transporter ATP-binding protein has product MIEVRNLVKDYGGHLAVDHLSFTISDGQIYGFLGPNGAGKSTTMNIMTGYIGATEGDVLINGHNILEEPEEAKKCIGYLPELPPLYVDMTVMEQLNFAAELKKIPKKEREQAVQEVLELAKLIEVKGRLIRNLSKGYRQRVGLAQAVIGFPPVIVLDEPTVGLDPKQIIEIRDTIKELGKKHTVILSSHILSEVSAVCDHIMIIDRGKLIASDTPENLERQMEGASGMELSIKASEEEIMTTLEAISLAADIVVSESGEEGIKHVSLNFRSGELDPEEDVRETIFFAFADQRLPILSMQSQKASLEEVFLELIKEAESDGVDDSYELKADGEAEISTAETGNEDISDRGVEEGEEEQSE; this is encoded by the coding sequence TTGATCGAAGTCAGAAACCTGGTAAAGGACTACGGCGGACATCTGGCAGTGGACCATTTAAGCTTCACAATCTCAGATGGACAGATCTATGGCTTCTTAGGGCCAAATGGTGCTGGAAAGTCCACCACAATGAACATAATGACCGGCTACATAGGTGCGACAGAAGGAGATGTGCTGATCAATGGGCACAACATACTGGAGGAACCGGAGGAAGCAAAAAAATGCATTGGCTACCTGCCGGAGCTTCCGCCTCTGTATGTGGATATGACCGTTATGGAACAGCTTAACTTTGCTGCAGAATTAAAGAAAATTCCCAAAAAGGAAAGAGAGCAGGCGGTACAGGAGGTCTTGGAGTTAGCTAAGCTTATTGAGGTCAAGGGACGTTTGATCCGAAACCTGTCAAAAGGCTACAGACAACGGGTGGGGCTTGCCCAGGCTGTCATTGGATTTCCCCCTGTAATTGTATTAGATGAGCCAACCGTAGGTCTCGATCCCAAGCAGATCATAGAGATTCGGGATACCATTAAGGAACTGGGAAAAAAGCATACGGTTATCTTAAGCTCCCATATCTTATCCGAAGTCAGTGCGGTATGCGACCACATCATGATCATTGACCGGGGCAAACTCATTGCCAGTGATACGCCGGAAAATCTGGAGCGCCAGATGGAAGGGGCCTCTGGTATGGAGCTTTCTATCAAGGCTTCCGAAGAAGAGATTATGACCACCTTAGAAGCCATTTCTCTGGCAGCAGATATTGTTGTATCCGAAAGTGGGGAAGAAGGAATTAAGCACGTATCTCTTAACTTCCGAAGTGGAGAGCTTGACCCGGAAGAAGATGTGCGGGAGACCATATTCTTTGCCTTTGCGGATCAGAGATTACCCATTTTATCCATGCAGTCCCAGAAAGCTTCCTTGGAAGAAGTATTCTTAGAGCTTATTAAAGAGGCGGAATCTGATGGTGTAGATGATTCTTACGAACTGAAAGCGGATGGGGAAGCGGAAATAAGTACAGCTGAAACTGGCAACGAGGATATTTCAGATCGGGGAGTGGAAGAGGGAGAGGAGGAACAGTCAGAATGA
- a CDS encoding Vat family streptogramin A O-acetyltransferase yields the protein MQYGPNPNALHPNEAIKSICYIKNVITRPNIFVGDYTYYDDINGAERFEEHVTHHYEFIGDKLIIGKFCAIAKGIEFVMNGANHRMNSVTTYPFNIMGGGWEKATPALEDLPLKGDTVIGNDVWIGQNVTIMPGVHIGDGAIIAANSVVAKDIPAYHIAGGNPCRILKKRFDDDLIEHLLTIKWWDWPAKEIFDHLEILCSGDLKRVLEINPLLK from the coding sequence ATGCAATACGGACCCAACCCCAATGCCTTGCATCCCAATGAGGCAATAAAAAGTATTTGTTATATCAAAAATGTTATCACGCGACCCAATATCTTCGTTGGCGATTACACCTATTATGATGACATCAACGGTGCGGAAAGGTTTGAAGAACACGTGACGCACCACTATGAATTTATAGGAGACAAGCTCATCATCGGGAAATTTTGTGCCATAGCAAAGGGCATTGAGTTTGTAATGAACGGTGCCAATCATAGGATGAACAGCGTTACCACCTACCCCTTTAATATTATGGGAGGCGGTTGGGAGAAGGCAACACCCGCGCTGGAAGACTTACCCTTAAAAGGGGATACTGTCATTGGCAATGATGTATGGATCGGTCAGAACGTTACCATCATGCCTGGTGTTCATATTGGTGACGGCGCCATAATTGCCGCCAATTCCGTTGTGGCAAAAGACATTCCAGCTTATCATATAGCTGGCGGAAATCCATGTAGAATCCTGAAGAAAAGATTTGATGATGACCTGATTGAACATCTTCTCACAATTAAATGGTGGGATTGGCCTGCAAAAGAGATATTTGACCATTTAGAAATTCTGTGCAGCGGAGATTTGAAAAGAGTCTTAGAAATCAATCCTCTCCTCAAATAG
- a CDS encoding DNA glycosylase, translating into MYRIQINHMDLDQIARSGQCFRFERKNQPGDIFSIAAAEYYVEAAKEEDTFLFSCTEEEFHQVWAGYFDLEADYGGYKSHVASDDTYLKEAVKWGWGVRILQQDLWEILITFIISQNNNISRIRNSVSKLCTLFGEEKKGKGLVLLDDGSYGEEECIYHAFPSPESIKAAGLTGLAPLSLGYRDKYILSASEFASEPEGKAWLMELLEADYKKAHEMLLSQYGIGKKVADCVCLFGLHHVGAFPIDTHVKQILESHYPQGFPLERYQGYAGILQQYMFYYKLNHVKTGESVPSL; encoded by the coding sequence ATGTACCGGATTCAGATAAACCATATGGACTTAGACCAGATCGCACGGTCCGGCCAGTGCTTCCGCTTTGAGAGGAAAAATCAGCCGGGAGATATCTTTTCCATTGCTGCGGCAGAATATTATGTTGAAGCAGCAAAAGAAGAGGATACCTTCCTTTTTTCCTGCACCGAGGAGGAATTTCACCAGGTCTGGGCCGGGTACTTTGACCTGGAGGCGGATTACGGTGGTTATAAAAGCCATGTGGCCTCGGATGATACATACTTAAAAGAAGCAGTCAAATGGGGCTGGGGAGTCAGGATATTACAGCAGGACCTTTGGGAAATTCTCATTACCTTTATCATTTCCCAAAACAACAATATCTCCAGGATTCGAAACAGTGTGTCAAAGCTTTGCACTCTTTTTGGAGAAGAAAAAAAGGGGAAGGGCCTTGTCCTTCTTGATGATGGAAGCTATGGGGAAGAAGAGTGTATCTATCATGCCTTTCCATCCCCAGAGTCAATCAAAGCAGCTGGCTTAACCGGACTTGCTCCTTTATCCCTTGGCTACCGGGATAAATATATTCTTTCCGCATCGGAGTTTGCCAGTGAGCCGGAGGGAAAAGCATGGCTCATGGAGCTTTTGGAAGCAGATTATAAGAAAGCCCATGAAATGCTGTTAAGCCAGTATGGTATCGGGAAAAAGGTAGCGGATTGTGTCTGCCTCTTTGGTCTTCATCATGTAGGTGCTTTTCCCATTGATACTCATGTAAAGCAGATTTTAGAAAGCCATTATCCCCAGGGCTTTCCCTTGGAACGGTATCAGGGGTATGCAGGGATTTTGCAGCAGTATATGTTCTATTATAAATTGAACCACGTGAAGACCGGAGAGTCTGTACCATCTTTATAG
- a CDS encoding HAD family hydrolase, with the protein MIKNIVFDMGRVLVDYEGDKVCKIFIEDERERRAVAASVFDSQEWLLLDMGLLSEEEALKRMQSRLDTDHAKEMAALCFHHWHEYNMQPKEEMGKVAAELKNQGYGIYLCSNASVRLLTCYEMIPGIELFDGILFSAEVKCLKPQKEMYQHLFDRFHLKPEECFFIDDLPMNIEGARACGMDGYCFSDGNVERLRDFLSRLNDNQGPRS; encoded by the coding sequence ATGATTAAAAACATTGTATTTGACATGGGAAGAGTTCTCGTTGACTACGAGGGAGATAAAGTCTGCAAGATTTTTATTGAGGATGAGAGGGAGCGAAGGGCAGTAGCTGCTTCTGTTTTTGATTCCCAGGAATGGCTGCTTCTTGATATGGGCCTTTTATCAGAAGAGGAAGCCTTAAAGAGAATGCAGTCCCGCCTGGACACGGATCATGCCAAAGAAATGGCAGCCCTTTGCTTTCACCACTGGCATGAATACAATATGCAGCCCAAGGAGGAAATGGGAAAGGTAGCGGCTGAGCTAAAGAATCAGGGCTATGGAATCTATCTTTGCTCCAACGCTTCCGTAAGGCTTCTTACCTGCTATGAGATGATTCCTGGAATAGAACTTTTTGATGGAATCCTTTTTTCCGCAGAAGTAAAATGCTTAAAGCCTCAAAAAGAAATGTACCAGCATCTTTTTGACCGCTTCCATCTTAAGCCGGAGGAGTGCTTTTTTATTGATGACCTTCCAATGAACATTGAGGGCGCCAGGGCATGCGGAATGGACGGATACTGCTTTTCAGATGGAAATGTGGAACGGCTTAGGGATTTTTTGTCCCGGTTAAATGATAACCAGGGACCCAGATCATAG
- a CDS encoding MATE family efflux transporter encodes MMKDMTKGNIPSQLIGFSIPLVLGNLFQLTYNAVDSIVVGKFAGERALAAVGTGNPVMNIVILGITGICIGASVLMSEFYGAGKHDRLKKEVSTILLFGTYFSLAIAVLGVVFSRGILRLLQVPEEILGDAVIYLRVIFLGMPFTFFYNAVASALRSVGDSKTPVRFLAFASVLNGALDLLLVGVFGMSVFGAALSTVIAEAASAGLCIWHVYRKVPLLRLRRQDFHMDRDLLRLTLRHGSITALQQSCQPIGKLLIQGMINPLGVSTIAAFNAVNRVDDFAFTPEQSIASGMMTFIAQNRGAGNKERVKKGFRYGLLIEFGYWVIICVVILLLKEPVMKLFVSEGDTGLVPLGTEYLGLMAFFYIMPAFTNGLQGFFRGMGDMAITLISTLIQISVRVVFVAFLVPTMGLKGVAFASLIGWSCMLLAEVPYYFWYKKRNTLLQEKIDD; translated from the coding sequence ATGATGAAAGATATGACAAAAGGAAATATCCCTTCTCAGCTCATCGGATTTTCCATACCTTTAGTTCTTGGAAATTTGTTTCAGCTCACTTACAATGCCGTAGACTCCATTGTGGTGGGAAAGTTTGCAGGCGAAAGGGCTCTGGCAGCCGTGGGAACGGGGAATCCTGTGATGAACATCGTGATACTGGGGATTACAGGAATCTGCATCGGAGCCTCTGTCTTAATGAGTGAGTTTTACGGAGCCGGTAAACATGACAGACTAAAGAAGGAGGTTTCCACCATCCTCTTATTTGGCACCTATTTTTCCCTGGCAATTGCGGTGCTTGGCGTTGTTTTTTCCAGGGGGATTCTTCGGCTCTTACAAGTTCCGGAAGAGATTTTAGGGGATGCGGTTATCTATTTAAGAGTTATATTTCTTGGAATGCCCTTCACCTTTTTTTATAATGCTGTGGCCTCGGCCTTAAGGAGCGTGGGAGATTCAAAGACCCCCGTCCGTTTTCTGGCCTTTGCTTCGGTTCTAAATGGGGCGCTTGATTTGCTTCTTGTAGGAGTTTTTGGTATGAGTGTGTTCGGTGCCGCGCTTTCTACGGTGATTGCAGAGGCAGCGTCTGCTGGTCTTTGTATCTGGCATGTGTATCGTAAGGTTCCCCTTTTAAGGCTTCGGAGACAGGATTTTCATATGGACCGGGACTTATTAAGGCTGACTCTCCGTCATGGCTCTATTACTGCGTTGCAGCAATCCTGCCAGCCCATTGGAAAGCTCCTCATCCAAGGCATGATCAATCCTCTGGGTGTCAGCACCATTGCAGCCTTTAATGCAGTGAACCGGGTGGATGACTTCGCATTTACCCCGGAGCAGAGCATTGCCAGCGGAATGATGACCTTTATCGCCCAAAACCGGGGAGCAGGAAATAAGGAGCGGGTAAAAAAGGGCTTTCGGTATGGACTTCTCATCGAGTTTGGTTACTGGGTGATTATCTGTGTTGTAATTCTTCTATTAAAAGAACCTGTGATGAAGCTCTTTGTATCAGAGGGAGACACCGGGTTGGTGCCTTTGGGAACGGAATACTTAGGGCTAATGGCATTTTTTTATATCATGCCAGCATTTACCAACGGACTGCAGGGATTTTTTAGGGGAATGGGCGACATGGCTATTACTCTTATTTCCACGCTGATTCAGATTTCAGTCCGAGTGGTGTTTGTAGCATTTTTAGTTCCAACTATGGGGTTAAAGGGCGTTGCATTTGCTAGTTTGATTGGCTGGAGCTGTATGTTACTTGCTGAGGTTCCTTATTATTTCTGGTATAAAAAAAGGAACACATTACTACAGGAGAAAATAGATGATTAA
- a CDS encoding GreA/GreB family elongation factor: MFDKLTENDINKMKEEIEHRKLVVRKEALEAVKEARAHGDLSENFEYHAAKKDKNQNESRIRYLERMIKTAQVVTDDSKEDEIGLYNTVDLYFEDDDEIETYKLVTTVRGNSIKGLISSESPLGRAVMGHKVGDRVYVKISDKAGYYVVVKRLENTKDDGSDQLRSY, translated from the coding sequence GTGTTTGATAAATTAACGGAAAATGATATCAACAAGATGAAGGAAGAAATTGAGCATCGGAAGCTGGTGGTCCGAAAGGAAGCCTTAGAGGCGGTAAAAGAGGCAAGAGCCCATGGAGACCTTAGCGAGAACTTTGAATACCATGCTGCTAAAAAGGACAAGAACCAGAATGAAAGCAGAATCCGGTATTTAGAGCGGATGATAAAGACGGCCCAGGTGGTAACCGATGATTCCAAGGAAGATGAAATCGGACTTTACAATACGGTGGACCTTTATTTTGAAGACGATGACGAGATAGAAACCTATAAATTAGTTACCACAGTTCGGGGAAATTCCATCAAAGGGCTGATCAGCTCAGAGTCACCCTTAGGGAGGGCCGTGATGGGCCATAAGGTAGGCGACCGGGTCTATGTGAAAATCAGCGACAAGGCCGGCTATTATGTGGTGGTCAAACGGCTGGAAAATACGAAAGACGATGGCAGCGACCAGTTAAGAAGCTACTAG
- a CDS encoding 4Fe-4S dicluster domain-containing protein: MGHLTARDAYLNLSDRINWFTQGAPKSETLYKILQVLYTEKEAKWVSLLPVRPFTAKKAAKIWGTTEYRAEKLLEHLCEKALLVDSWHEGVRKFVMPPPMAGFIEFALMRTRGDIDQKYLSELYYQYMHVEEDFIKDLFFATETKLGRVYVQEPVLTNDKTNHILDYERATHIIEEAEHIGLGLCYCRHKMSHAGHPCEINAPWDVCLTFDNVARSLSEHGEYARLISKEEALDALQRSYESNLVQIGENVREHPAFICNCCGCCCEALQAARRFSPMQPVATTNYIPHIEIESCVGCGKCAKVCPVLAISMEAKEDGKKRAVLDEEICLGCGVCARNCNFKSIEMKQRPKHIITPVNSTHRFVLQAIEKGTLQNLVFDNQAFANHRAMAALFAAILKLPPMKQALASKQFKSIYLDRLISHYSKYPSGEGVQTSAKD; encoded by the coding sequence ATGGGTCATCTGACAGCCCGGGATGCTTATTTAAATCTAAGTGACCGCATCAACTGGTTTACACAAGGAGCGCCTAAGTCAGAGACGCTTTATAAAATTCTTCAGGTTTTGTACACGGAAAAAGAGGCCAAATGGGTCTCACTTCTTCCGGTACGTCCATTTACGGCAAAAAAGGCCGCTAAGATCTGGGGAACCACAGAGTACCGTGCAGAAAAGCTTTTGGAGCATTTATGCGAAAAGGCATTGCTGGTAGATTCCTGGCACGAAGGAGTCCGCAAGTTTGTAATGCCTCCGCCAATGGCCGGATTTATCGAATTCGCACTCATGAGAACAAGAGGGGACATTGACCAGAAATACTTAAGCGAGCTTTACTATCAATACATGCATGTAGAAGAAGACTTTATCAAAGACCTGTTCTTTGCCACAGAAACAAAGCTGGGACGGGTTTATGTTCAGGAGCCGGTGCTGACCAATGATAAGACGAACCACATCCTGGATTATGAAAGAGCCACACATATCATCGAAGAGGCAGAACACATCGGCCTTGGCCTCTGTTACTGCCGTCACAAGATGTCCCATGCCGGACACCCCTGTGAAATCAATGCTCCCTGGGATGTATGCCTGACCTTTGACAATGTAGCAAGGTCTTTATCAGAGCATGGAGAATATGCAAGGCTTATATCAAAGGAAGAGGCCCTTGACGCCCTTCAGAGGTCCTATGAAAGCAACCTGGTTCAAATAGGGGAAAATGTGAGAGAGCATCCGGCCTTCATCTGCAATTGCTGCGGCTGCTGCTGTGAAGCACTCCAGGCGGCCAGAAGATTTAGCCCCATGCAGCCGGTTGCAACTACCAACTACATTCCTCATATAGAAATCGAGAGTTGTGTAGGCTGTGGAAAATGTGCCAAGGTCTGTCCTGTGCTTGCCATATCCATGGAAGCGAAGGAAGATGGAAAAAAACGGGCTGTCCTTGATGAGGAGATTTGTTTAGGCTGCGGAGTCTGTGCCAGAAACTGTAATTTTAAAAGCATTGAGATGAAGCAAAGACCAAAGCACATCATTACTCCCGTAAACAGCACCCATCGATTTGTGCTACAGGCCATTGAAAAGGGAACCCTTCAAAATCTTGTTTTTGACAACCAGGCATTTGCAAACCACAGGGCAATGGCAGCCTTATTTGCAGCCATTTTAAAGCTTCCTCCCATGAAACAGGCACTGGCAAGCAAGCAGTTTAAATCCATTTATCTGGACCGGTTGATTTCCCATTACAGCAAATATCCGTCAGGGGAAGGTGTTCAGACATCAGCCAAAGATTGA
- a CDS encoding [Fe-Fe] hydrogenase large subunit C-terminal domain-containing protein, which translates to MQTFKELYESTVRSVLDEVFVSPEAGNYDPYHLDCLLNPEKHPIVIRTGKCNCSKDEKCDCLERCPFGALSMGKDGVEVDPELCLGCDNCIEGCAREKLTASTDIIPALKAIRGSKGLVYAMIAPAFLGQFTNDVTPGKLRNALKEVGFDGMLEVALFADILTLKEALEFDKNIVNDGDFQLTSCCCPMWIGMIRKVYHQLLPHVPGSVSPMVACANVVKALHPDAMTVFIGPCLAKKAEAREKDLVGAVDYVLTFQEVKNIFDALGIDPADMEESEKDHSSRAGRIYARKGGVSEAVELTVKAIDPEKKTKIVTKRADGVPACKKMIQDIIEGNIEANFYEGMGCVGGCVGGPRSILDVEHGTKLVNEYGKNATYQHPAENPYVIELLHRLNLDTIESLLEETDLFSRNIT; encoded by the coding sequence ATGCAGACATTTAAAGAGTTGTATGAAAGTACGGTCAGATCAGTTTTAGATGAGGTTTTTGTATCACCGGAGGCAGGCAATTATGATCCTTATCATTTGGATTGTCTGTTAAATCCGGAAAAGCACCCCATTGTAATCCGGACCGGGAAATGTAATTGTTCCAAGGACGAAAAATGCGATTGTCTGGAGCGCTGTCCATTTGGAGCTCTTAGTATGGGAAAGGATGGCGTGGAAGTAGACCCAGAGCTTTGCCTGGGGTGTGATAACTGTATTGAAGGCTGTGCCAGAGAAAAGCTTACAGCCAGCACGGATATTATTCCTGCCCTAAAGGCAATCAGAGGTTCCAAGGGACTTGTTTATGCCATGATCGCACCGGCATTCTTAGGCCAGTTTACAAACGATGTAACGCCTGGAAAGCTTAGAAATGCACTAAAGGAAGTTGGCTTTGACGGAATGCTGGAGGTTGCTCTTTTCGCAGACATTCTGACCTTAAAAGAAGCCCTTGAATTTGATAAGAACATTGTAAATGACGGAGATTTTCAGCTGACCAGCTGCTGCTGCCCCATGTGGATCGGAATGATCCGTAAGGTATATCACCAGCTACTTCCCCATGTACCAGGCTCTGTATCTCCTATGGTAGCTTGTGCCAATGTGGTAAAAGCACTTCACCCAGATGCAATGACCGTATTTATCGGTCCTTGTCTTGCAAAGAAGGCAGAGGCAAGGGAAAAGGATCTGGTGGGTGCTGTAGATTATGTACTTACCTTCCAGGAAGTGAAAAATATATTTGATGCCCTGGGAATCGATCCGGCTGACATGGAGGAAAGCGAGAAAGACCATTCCTCAAGGGCTGGTAGAATCTATGCCAGAAAAGGCGGTGTCAGCGAGGCAGTAGAGCTTACGGTAAAGGCCATTGACCCGGAGAAAAAGACCAAGATCGTCACAAAAAGAGCGGATGGAGTCCCGGCCTGTAAAAAGATGATTCAGGATATCATAGAGGGCAACATTGAAGCCAACTTCTATGAGGGAATGGGCTGTGTGGGAGGCTGTGTGGGAGGCCCCAGGTCCATTCTTGATGTGGAACACGGTACTAAGCTGGTCAATGAATATGGAAAGAATGCCACCTATCAGCACCCGGCGGAAAATCCTTATGTCATTGAGCTGTTACACCGTCTGAATCTGGATACCATTGAAAGTCTTTTAGAAGAGACCGATTTATTCAGCCGGAACATTACCTGA
- a CDS encoding DUF4825 domain-containing protein, whose product MRNDIPCEVIEDLLPLYADELTQEKTNETIKEHLEGCESCRIKYENMTGQMGTKDIKEEASRKEIDYLKKIRRKNRNKIVLAAFMTMLLGASVVLFKFFIIGFPVENYQTVAEAAGGWLKISGEINDENQAFKGYEIKNGTLIIYGTRASFLNLNRQFTMDYDLKLGDIFVNGELVKSDGTIISKKAMELFKHKNPYIGGMPKNSALAGILEIYQNLGSFTNELQTTTEPYGWTLHFEQEILPANQLKFDSMMESYAAALLSLIENCGEITWTYGSGGQMVTKTYTLQDADKRLGQDVKSFSASPEQVQELLDLLNIK is encoded by the coding sequence ATGAGAAATGACATACCGTGTGAAGTCATAGAAGATCTGCTTCCATTGTATGCAGATGAATTGACACAGGAAAAAACCAATGAAACCATAAAAGAACATTTGGAAGGCTGTGAAAGCTGCCGGATCAAATATGAAAATATGACGGGACAGATGGGAACGAAAGACATCAAAGAGGAAGCATCAAGAAAAGAGATTGATTACTTAAAAAAGATCAGACGAAAAAACCGGAATAAAATCGTGTTAGCTGCCTTTATGACTATGTTACTTGGGGCATCCGTTGTACTATTTAAATTTTTTATCATAGGTTTCCCTGTTGAAAATTACCAGACAGTAGCAGAGGCAGCAGGCGGTTGGCTTAAGATATCTGGAGAAATAAATGATGAAAACCAGGCATTTAAAGGGTATGAGATTAAAAATGGAACGTTGATCATTTATGGAACTCGTGCTTCCTTCTTAAATTTAAACAGGCAATTTACCATGGATTATGACTTGAAGCTGGGAGATATTTTTGTAAACGGAGAGCTGGTTAAGTCAGATGGAACCATAATATCAAAGAAAGCCATGGAACTTTTTAAACACAAAAATCCATACATTGGTGGAATGCCAAAGAATTCAGCCCTTGCAGGTATCCTGGAGATTTATCAGAACCTGGGGAGCTTTACCAATGAGCTTCAGACAACCACGGAGCCTTACGGGTGGACGCTTCATTTTGAACAGGAGATACTGCCTGCCAACCAGCTGAAATTTGATTCCATGATGGAATCTTATGCGGCGGCCTTACTGTCCCTCATTGAAAACTGTGGTGAAATTACATGGACCTATGGAAGCGGTGGTCAGATGGTAACAAAGACCTATACACTGCAGGATGCAGATAAAAGGCTTGGACAGGATGTCAAATCCTTCTCTGCAAGCCCGGAGCAGGTACAGGAGCTTTTAGACCTTCTAAATATCAAATAA
- a CDS encoding RNA polymerase sigma factor, with protein MDSMDEIYRKHSKMIYYYLLSKVNNPDLAEELTQETFYQALKSFHTFEGRSSVFTWLCGISGHVYQIWCRKQTYTVELDTAAEALKDEPLEKTVFLEWDSKEILKHLHSLKDPMREVMYLRLIGNLSFQDIGEIMEKSENWARVNFYRGKEKIIEEVRKNEK; from the coding sequence ATGGATTCAATGGATGAAATATACCGCAAGCATTCCAAGATGATTTACTATTATCTGCTGTCAAAAGTAAATAATCCTGACCTTGCGGAGGAATTGACCCAGGAGACCTTTTATCAGGCTCTGAAAAGCTTTCATACCTTTGAAGGAAGAAGCAGTGTGTTCACCTGGCTTTGCGGAATTTCAGGCCATGTCTATCAGATATGGTGCCGAAAGCAAACATATACGGTGGAACTTGATACAGCGGCAGAAGCCTTAAAGGATGAGCCGCTTGAGAAAACTGTTTTTCTGGAATGGGACAGCAAGGAGATATTAAAGCACCTCCATTCCTTAAAAGACCCCATGAGAGAAGTGATGTATCTAAGGCTCATAGGGAATCTTTCCTTTCAGGATATTGGAGAGATCATGGAGAAAAGTGAGAACTGGGCAAGAGTAAATTTTTACAGAGGAAAAGAAAAAATCATAGAGGAGGTAAGAAAAAATGAGAAATGA